ATAAGCTTTTAACCCGAGAAACGGGAATGCCGGTCGTCATTGCTCCTGACCCTTTAAGCTGTGTTGTTATTGGGACTGGTCAAGTATTGGATGAACTTCATTCCAATCCGGCATTGCGAAAAGTTTTAGTAAGCGCCAGTCAATATTGATTTTTTTCTGCTAAGTTAAAGTCGAAATAGTAATTCCGCTCAAATCAGGTACTTTCCATGACGCGTTTTCGTGATTGGGTTGTATTGGTATCTTTGATAATAGTAGCCGCAATCTATGGCGGCTGGCATCAGCGATGTGTTTCGCATAATCGAAGCGAGCCATTAGCAGGTGCTGTACGTGCTATTTTTATGCCTCTGCGGCATTCTGTTCATGGATCTTCTCGTTCTACATTAGATTTTCTCTATGGTGTAACTCATTCACGCCAATTGGTTCGACAGAAACGTTCTCTCGAAACCGATGTGAAAAAAGCTGGCCTCCAAAAACCCCTTTATGAAGAACTCCGACTTGAAAATGTACGCTTACGTAAGGCGCTTGCATTTAATCAGATAAACCGAAACAATTGGATACCTGCTGAGGTAATCGATGCTGACCTTTTCCAATTCACTATAACAATTGGCTGCGGAAGTCGGCAAGGGGTGAAAATTGGGTCCCCAGTGATGGGGCTTGATGGATTGGTTGGTCAAGTTATCACGGTGGGAGCTAGCACGTGTCAGGCGATGCTTATTATTGCGCCCGAATTTAGTGTCGGAGGAAGGGTTCAAAGAGGAGATTCTCGGTCTATTGGTATCTGTCAGGGTAAGGGAGACAGGTATCTTAAATTTAATCGCCTTACACCAGGCGCCGACATTAATGCAGGAGACTTGGTAGTAACATCCGGACTTAGCGAAATCTATCCGAAGGGTTTGGTTATTGGTCGTGTCTATCGCGTTTGGAATGACTCTGTGTATAATGAGCCGAAAGCGTTCGTGACCCCTTCGGCAAATGTTGATCGACTGGAAGAGGTATTTGTTCTAAAGTGAATGAAATTGGATGGCGTTATGGATGGGTAACAGTACTGGCGCTGTTTCTCGCTGTTGTTTTTCAACCACTCGTCTATGATTGGCTAAGCATAGGCATCTACGTACCCGATACTATTCTTATCACTATGCTCTGTTGTTCACTTATGAGCAACCGTTCTACCGGCGCCTTCTTGGGTTTTGTTGCGGGTTTCTTATATAGCGCAACGGTTGTTGGTAAGACGATCCCTGAATTCTGCATTAGCATGAGTGCAGCAGGGTTTTGGGCCGGTTGGGTTCCTGTATGGATACGAAGAGAGTATATTTTCACTGCCGTCTTGGTGGTATTTAGCGGTACGATTATCGCAGAGACGACATTTTTACTCCTGCATCCTGGTAATCTGATGTTTGTATCATGGATGAAGGCAACCTTCATCAAAGCGGTGTACAACGGTGTCATAGCGATTCCGACATACGCCCTCTTGAAGCGGTTCGTACCGCAAGCAATAAGTTAGTTTTTAAGGAGAAGTACTGCCTTATGTCGCAGATGGTTATGAATTCACATCATGGCTCAAGAAGCCTTTACGATATGGCTGTTGAGCAGTTAGATATTGCAGCCCATTACCTTCAATTAGATCCTGGCATCCACGAAGTTCTCAAGTTCCCCAAAAGAGAACTTTCTGTGAATTTCCCCGTTCAAATGGATGATGGTTCTCTACGTGTCTTTTCCGGTTATCGCGTGCAGCATAACACGTCATGCGGTCCGGCAAAGGGCGGTATTCGATATCATCCTAGTGTAACTCTCGAAGAAACACGCGCTTTGGCTATGTGGATGACTTGGAAGTGCGCAGTTGTAAATATCCCCTACGGTGGCGCAAAAGGCGGAGTTATTTGCGACCCAAAGCAGTTATCTATCCGTGAGATCGAGAATCTTACCCGGCGTTATATCACTGAAATCAACATGCTCATCGGTCCCAACTCAGACATCCCGGCGCCTGATATCGGCACCAATCCTCAGGTGATGGCGTGGATTATGGATACCTATAGCATGCACAAAGGCTATACGGTTTCTGCAGTCGTTACTGGCAAGCCGATTGCTATTGGAGGGTCGGAAGGCCGTGTTGAAGCAACAGGCCGTGGTGTTACAGTCGTTGCAGCCATGGCGGCTAAAGCTAAAGGTATGAGTCTGGAAGGCGCTAAAGTTATTGTCCAGGGATTTGGTAATGTTGGAAGCACGACTGCCAAACTAATGGATGAAGCCGGCGCTATCGTTGTCGGTGTTAGCGATGCAATCGGCGGTATCTATAACCCAAACGGAATTCCTATCTCCCGAGTAATCCACTGCGCGGGCAAAGAAGGCTGTCTTAGCGCCTACCGGGATGCCGAAAAGGTTACAAATGAAGATATGCTCGAACTCCCGTGTGACATTCTTGTCCCTGCGGCTATAAGTGAGCAAATTCATGAAGATAACGCTACAAAGATAAAAGCGAAGATCATCGTAGAAGGCGCAAACGGACCAACCACCCCTCAAGCCGACCGTATCCTCAACGACCGCGGCATCTTTGTTGTTCCCGACGTTTTGGCCAACGCAGGCGGCGTCATCGTTTCCTATTTCGAATGGGTGCAAGACCTTCAGGCCTTCTTCTGGAGCGAGGGTGAGGTTAATCAAAAGCTCGAGATGATCATTTCCCGCGCCTATAACGCAGTCACAGAGGTTGCTGATAAGCATAAAGTAGACCTCCGAACTGCTGCCTACATCATCGGTGTAGACCGAGTTGCCCAAGCAACAAATATCAGAGGCATCTATCCATAGAAGTTAATTAAGTTAATAGGGCGGGTACGCAGTACCCGCCCTATTTTTGTTTTATACCCCAAATCCGCTTCCCTGAGTAGGCCGAAGTCGTCCCCTGTGTGGCATATATTACTTATCAAACAATATGGTGAGGGCGCGTACTAGGTCGTCTATCCTGAATGGTTTGGCGATGGCGGCGATGAAGCCGTAGTCGCGATAGTTTGCCATGATTGGGTCGTTGGCGTAGCCGCTGAAAACGATGGCTTTGATGTTCGGCTCGATCTCTTTGAGCTTTTCGATTGTTTCTTTGCCGCCTAATCCTCCTGAGATGGTCAGGTCTAAGAGAACCCCATCGAAAGGCTGCCCTTGTGTGATTGCTTCTTCAAAGAGGGCTACTGCTTCCGCTCCATTTTTTGATAAACTAACTGTACAGCCCAGATGTTTAAGGCTGGCTTCTGCGAGATATCGCAATATTTCCTCATCATCCATCACAAGAATTCTTCCTTTGAAGATTGGTTTAGTGGAAGTTTTCTCTAGGATAGCCTTTTCAG
This DNA window, taken from bacterium, encodes the following:
- the mreC gene encoding rod shape-determining protein MreC encodes the protein MTRFRDWVVLVSLIIVAAIYGGWHQRCVSHNRSEPLAGAVRAIFMPLRHSVHGSSRSTLDFLYGVTHSRQLVRQKRSLETDVKKAGLQKPLYEELRLENVRLRKALAFNQINRNNWIPAEVIDADLFQFTITIGCGSRQGVKIGSPVMGLDGLVGQVITVGASTCQAMLIIAPEFSVGGRVQRGDSRSIGICQGKGDRYLKFNRLTPGADINAGDLVVTSGLSEIYPKGLVIGRVYRVWNDSVYNEPKAFVTPSANVDRLEEVFVLK
- a CDS encoding Glu/Leu/Phe/Val dehydrogenase; this translates as MVMNSHHGSRSLYDMAVEQLDIAAHYLQLDPGIHEVLKFPKRELSVNFPVQMDDGSLRVFSGYRVQHNTSCGPAKGGIRYHPSVTLEETRALAMWMTWKCAVVNIPYGGAKGGVICDPKQLSIREIENLTRRYITEINMLIGPNSDIPAPDIGTNPQVMAWIMDTYSMHKGYTVSAVVTGKPIAIGGSEGRVEATGRGVTVVAAMAAKAKGMSLEGAKVIVQGFGNVGSTTAKLMDEAGAIVVGVSDAIGGIYNPNGIPISRVIHCAGKEGCLSAYRDAEKVTNEDMLELPCDILVPAAISEQIHEDNATKIKAKIIVEGANGPTTPQADRILNDRGIFVVPDVLANAGGVIVSYFEWVQDLQAFFWSEGEVNQKLEMIISRAYNAVTEVADKHKVDLRTAAYIIGVDRVAQATNIRGIYP